Proteins encoded together in one Chrysemys picta bellii isolate R12L10 chromosome 22, ASM1138683v2, whole genome shotgun sequence window:
- the LOC101941318 gene encoding tetraspanin-16, translated as MAPSRTGYATLKTVMICFNTIILVVGCTMVGLGLWIKLGSASFVRVLGATSVYFAHVGYFCIVAGSMVVVLGFMGCWGAVKENRCLLLMYFLIMLVIFIAEIAAAVVVFAFTSFARSIVLDKSLAALKKKYSGYKHDDIVSYGWNAFMLKLNCCGVHNYTDFSGSAFQIRTNLTYPKSCCKDPTSSACNGRNVSSVVINQEVTARFGGRKGNCGNSAVKNLACLCWSRREQGSTWGSDQHPDLAANAAWTSTCTHRDLMAGSVPMCSKFKTRKHLVHPLSEGCGA; from the exons ATGGCTCCCTCGCGCACTGGCTATGCCACTCTGAAGACTGTCATGATTTGCTTCAACACCATTATCCTT GTTGTCGGCTGCACCATGGTGGGACTGGGCCTGTGGATTAAACTGGGAAGCGCCTCCTTCGTCAGGGTCTTGGGCGCCACCTCGGTGTACTTTGCCCACGTCGGGTACTTCTGCATCGTGGCGGGCAGCATGGTGGTCGTGCTGGGGTTCATGGGCTGCTGGGGCGCGGTGAAAGAGAACAGATGCCTCCTGCTGATG TACTTCTTAATAATGCTGGTCATCTTCATCGCTGAAATCGCAGCAGCTGTCGTCGTATTCGCTTTCACGTCCTTC GCTCGCAGTATCGTCCTAGACAAATCGCTGGCTGCCTTGAAGAAGAAATACAGCGGCTACAAACACGATGATATCGTGTCCTATGGATGGAATGCATTCATGCTGAAG CTGAACTGCTGCGGGGTTCATAACTACACAGACTTTTCCGGCTCTGCCTTTCAAATACGGACCAACCTGACTTATCCCAAAAGCTGCTGCAAAGATCCAACGAGCTCCGCATGCAACGGACGCAACGTCAGCAGCGTGGTCATCAACCAGGAGGTCACGGCCCGGTTTGGGGGTCGAAAAGGAAACTGTGGGAATAGTGCTGTTAAAAACCTAGCCTGCCTCTGTTGGAGTCGGAGGGAGCAAGGGAGCACGTGGGGGAGTGATCAGCACCCTGATCTTGCAGCAAACGCTGCCTGGACGTCTACCTGCACCCACAGGGATCTCATGGCAGGATCGGTGCCTATGTGCTCTAAATTCAAAACCAGAAAGCACCTTGTACACCCCTTAAGTGAAGGCTGTGGGGCCTAG